One Cryptococcus tetragattii IND107 chromosome 10, whole genome shotgun sequence DNA segment encodes these proteins:
- a CDS encoding defective in Cullin neddylation protein 1, with protein sequence MPLSTKDSLLVTQFRAITGTSSADAAKYIKKYKYIEAAVDAFYNNEPAPRADPAQERKLGEIWEKFKDPSDPKLIKIDGTMELCEELDIDPGTDAVLFCLAADLGSKATGEWEKAPFVAGIASYPGAIDSLPKLKAYLPNLRERLVSDPEYFKKVYNHAFQLARGGPQSLTRSLPLDTAIDLWTLFFPPAFNHSPSALSHLPDNTSPQFTQPEFDLWIEFMQQKNKAVSKDTWALLVDFARSIDKNFKEYDEDGAWPSMIDDFVEYVRERKGGQ encoded by the exons ATG CCCCTCTCCACCAAGGATTCCCTCCTTGTCACCCAGTTCAGAGCAATCACAGGCACATC GTCGGCCGACGCTGCAAAGTATATCAAGAAATACAAGTACATTGAGGCC GCTGTGGATGCGTTCTACAACAATGAGCCAGCACCGAGAGCCGATCCTGCACAGGAGCGCAAGCTTGGTGAAATCTGGGAAAAATTCAAGG ACCCATCCGACCCCAAATTGATCAAAATTGACGGTACCATGGAGCTCTGTGAAGAGCTTGATATTGATCCGGGCACT GATGCCGTTTTGTTCTGCCTCGCTGCTGATCTCGGCTCTAAAGCCACAGGTGAATGGGAAAAGGCGCCCTTTGTAGCTGGTATTGCGTCCTACCCTGGAGC TATTGACTCTCTTCCCAAATTAAAAGCCTACCTTCCGAATCTCCGCGAAAGGCTGGTCAGCGATCCAGAGTACTTTAAAAAGGTGTATAACCACGCCTTCCAGCTTGCACGTGGTGGACCCCAGTCGCTCACACGTTCACTCCCGCTCGATACTG CTATTGACTTATGgacactcttcttccctcccgcTTTCAATCATTCCCCATCTGctctctcccatctcccaGACAACACATCACCCCAGTTCACCCAACCAGAATTCGACCTCTGGATTGAATTCATGCAACAAAAAAACAAGGCCGTCTCCAAAGATACCTGGGCACTGTTGGTCGATTTCGCGAGGAGTATTGACAAAAATTTCAAAGAGTatgacgaggatggagCTTGGCCCTCGATGATTGACGATTTTGTAGAGTATGTgcgggagagaaaaggagggcaGTAG